One window from the genome of Nicotiana sylvestris chromosome 9, ASM39365v2, whole genome shotgun sequence encodes:
- the LOC104225467 gene encoding phytoene synthase 2, chloroplastic-like isoform X2, translating into MSVALLWVVSPCEVSNGTGFLDSVREGNRVFDSSRHRNLVCNERNKRGVKQRWNFGSVRSAMVATPAGEMATMTSEQMVYDVVLKQAALVKRQLRSADDLEVKPEIPLPGNLSLLSEAYDRCSEVCAEYAKTFYLGTMLMTPERRRAIWAIYVWCRRTDELVDGPNASHITPQALDRWEDRLEDVFSGRPFDMLDAALSDTVSKFPVDIQPFRDMIEGMRMDLRKSRYRNFDELYLYCYYVAGTVGLMSVPIMGIAPDSKATTESVYNAALALGIANQLTNILRDVGEDARRGRVYLPQDELAQAGLFDDDIFAGKVTDKWRSFMKKQIQRARKFFDEAEEGVTQLSSASRWPVWASLLLYRQILDEIEANDYNNFTKRAYVSKPKKLISLPIAYAKSLVPPTRTLVTSS; encoded by the exons ATGTCTGTTGCCTTGTTATGGGTTGTTTCACCTTGTGAAGTCTCAAATGGGACAGGATTCTTGGATTCAGTCCGGGAGGGAAACCGGGTTTTTGATTCGTCGAGGCATAGGAATTTAGTGTGCAATGAGAGAAACAAGAGAGGTGTGAAACAAAGGTGGAATTTTGGTTCTGTAAGGTCTGCTATGGTGGCTACACCGGCGGGAGAAATGGCGACGATGACATCAGAACAGATGGTTTATGATGTGGTTTTAAAACAAGCAGCTTTAGTGAAGAGGCAGTTGAGATCTGCTGATGATTTAGAAGTGAAGCCGGAGATCCCTCTCCCCGGGAATTTGAGCTTGTTGAGTGAAGCATATGATAGGTGTAGTGAAGTATGTGCAGAGTATGCAAAGACATTTTACTTAG GAACCATGCTAATGACTCCAGAGAGAAGAAGGGCTATTTGGGCAATATATG TGTGGTGCAGGAGAACAGATGAACTTGTTGATGGCCCAAACGCATCACATATTACACCCCAAGCCTTAGATAGGTGGGAAGACCGGCTTGAAGATGTTTTCAGCGGGCGACCATTTGATATGCTCGATGCTGCTTTGTCCGATACTGTTTCCAAGTTTCCAGTTGATATTCAG CCGTTCAGAGATATGATTGAAGGAATGCGTATGGACTTGAGGAAGTCAAGATATAGAAACTTTGATGAGCTTTACCTCTATTGTTATTACGTTGCTGGTACGGTTGGGTTGATGAGTGTTCCAATTATGGGTATTGCACCTGATTCAAAGGCAACAACAGAGAGCGTATATAATGCAGCTTTGGCTTTAGGAATCGCAAATCAACTAACGAACATACTCAGAGATGTTGGAGAAGA TGCCAGAAGAGGAAGAGTCTACTTACCTCAAGATGAATTAGCACAGGCAGGTCTCTTCGACGATGACATATTTGCTGGAAAAGTGACTGATAAGTGGAGAAGCTTTATGAAGAAGCAAATCCAGAGGGCAAGAAAGTTCTTCGATGAGGCAGAGGAAGGAGTTACACAACTGAGCTCAGCTAGCAGATGGCCT GTATGGGCATCTTTGCTGTTGTACCGCCAAATACTGGACGAGATTGAAGCCAATGACTACAACAACTTCACAAAGAGAGCTTATGTGAGCAAACCAAAGAAGCTAATTTCCTTACCTATTGCTTATGCAAAATCTCTTGTGCCCCCTACAAGAACTCTTGTCACCTCTAGCTAA
- the LOC104225467 gene encoding phytoene synthase 2, chloroplastic-like isoform X1 produces the protein MSVALLWVVSPCEVSNGTGFLDSVREGNRVFDSSRHRNLVCNERNKRGVKQRWNFGSVRSAMVATPAGEMATMTSEQMVYDVVLKQAALVKRQLRSADDLEVKPEIPLPGNLSLLSEAYDRCSEVCAEYAKTFYLGTMLMTPERRRAIWAIYVQVCNKSFSPNYQLVMHVWCRRTDELVDGPNASHITPQALDRWEDRLEDVFSGRPFDMLDAALSDTVSKFPVDIQPFRDMIEGMRMDLRKSRYRNFDELYLYCYYVAGTVGLMSVPIMGIAPDSKATTESVYNAALALGIANQLTNILRDVGEDARRGRVYLPQDELAQAGLFDDDIFAGKVTDKWRSFMKKQIQRARKFFDEAEEGVTQLSSASRWPVWASLLLYRQILDEIEANDYNNFTKRAYVSKPKKLISLPIAYAKSLVPPTRTLVTSS, from the exons ATGTCTGTTGCCTTGTTATGGGTTGTTTCACCTTGTGAAGTCTCAAATGGGACAGGATTCTTGGATTCAGTCCGGGAGGGAAACCGGGTTTTTGATTCGTCGAGGCATAGGAATTTAGTGTGCAATGAGAGAAACAAGAGAGGTGTGAAACAAAGGTGGAATTTTGGTTCTGTAAGGTCTGCTATGGTGGCTACACCGGCGGGAGAAATGGCGACGATGACATCAGAACAGATGGTTTATGATGTGGTTTTAAAACAAGCAGCTTTAGTGAAGAGGCAGTTGAGATCTGCTGATGATTTAGAAGTGAAGCCGGAGATCCCTCTCCCCGGGAATTTGAGCTTGTTGAGTGAAGCATATGATAGGTGTAGTGAAGTATGTGCAGAGTATGCAAAGACATTTTACTTAG GAACCATGCTAATGACTCCAGAGAGAAGAAGGGCTATTTGGGCAATATATG TGCAAGTGTGCAACAAGTCTTTCTCTCCAAATTATCAGCTAGTCATGCATG TGTGGTGCAGGAGAACAGATGAACTTGTTGATGGCCCAAACGCATCACATATTACACCCCAAGCCTTAGATAGGTGGGAAGACCGGCTTGAAGATGTTTTCAGCGGGCGACCATTTGATATGCTCGATGCTGCTTTGTCCGATACTGTTTCCAAGTTTCCAGTTGATATTCAG CCGTTCAGAGATATGATTGAAGGAATGCGTATGGACTTGAGGAAGTCAAGATATAGAAACTTTGATGAGCTTTACCTCTATTGTTATTACGTTGCTGGTACGGTTGGGTTGATGAGTGTTCCAATTATGGGTATTGCACCTGATTCAAAGGCAACAACAGAGAGCGTATATAATGCAGCTTTGGCTTTAGGAATCGCAAATCAACTAACGAACATACTCAGAGATGTTGGAGAAGA TGCCAGAAGAGGAAGAGTCTACTTACCTCAAGATGAATTAGCACAGGCAGGTCTCTTCGACGATGACATATTTGCTGGAAAAGTGACTGATAAGTGGAGAAGCTTTATGAAGAAGCAAATCCAGAGGGCAAGAAAGTTCTTCGATGAGGCAGAGGAAGGAGTTACACAACTGAGCTCAGCTAGCAGATGGCCT GTATGGGCATCTTTGCTGTTGTACCGCCAAATACTGGACGAGATTGAAGCCAATGACTACAACAACTTCACAAAGAGAGCTTATGTGAGCAAACCAAAGAAGCTAATTTCCTTACCTATTGCTTATGCAAAATCTCTTGTGCCCCCTACAAGAACTCTTGTCACCTCTAGCTAA